From one Bacteroides eggerthii genomic stretch:
- a CDS encoding nucleotide exchange factor GrpE, whose translation MKAKPFYKNNKHNNNMDSKEKENINEEELKAQAVPEENGEEATEKEEVTLTEEEKLAQELEKAHAEIEDQKDKYLRLSAEFDNYRKRTMKEKAELILNGGEKSISSILPIVDDFERALKNMETATDVAAVKEGVELIYNKFMTVLGHNGVKVIETKEQPLDTDYHEAIAVIPAPDEALKGKILDCVQTGYMLNDKVIRHAKVVVGE comes from the coding sequence ATGAAAGCAAAACCATTTTATAAGAATAACAAGCATAACAATAATATGGATTCTAAAGAAAAAGAAAACATCAACGAAGAAGAGTTGAAAGCACAAGCTGTTCCGGAAGAGAACGGTGAAGAGGCAACCGAGAAAGAGGAAGTTACCCTGACTGAGGAAGAGAAGCTCGCTCAAGAATTGGAGAAAGCCCACGCAGAGATTGAAGACCAGAAAGACAAATACCTGCGTCTCTCCGCCGAGTTCGACAACTACCGCAAACGCACGATGAAAGAAAAAGCCGAACTGATCCTGAACGGCGGTGAAAAGAGCATCAGCAGTATCCTTCCCATTGTGGACGACTTTGAACGTGCTTTGAAGAATATGGAGACTGCCACCGACGTGGCTGCTGTGAAAGAGGGTGTAGAGCTCATCTATAACAAATTCATGACGGTACTGGGACACAACGGCGTCAAAGTAATTGAAACCAAAGAGCAACCGCTTGATACAGACTACCATGAAGCCATTGCCGTAATCCCGGCTCCCGACGAAGCATTGAAAGGCAAGATTCTGGACTGCGTGCAAACAGGTTACATGCTAAACGACAAAGTAATCCGCCATGCCAAAGTAGTGGTTGGAGAATAA
- a CDS encoding alpha-L-fucosidase, producing the protein MKKVISLSIMLAFVLMMKAQEKVYQPTWESLDSRPVPSWFGNAKFGIFIHWGLYSVPAWSPKGTYAEWYKHWADKKDLFGNGDFKGDEVYEYHKKMYGEKSYADFAAMFKALDYNPVQWAELFEKAGAKYVVLTTKHHDGYALWPSKEASRDFGRPWNSMDIGPGRDLVGEFTEAVRGKGLRVGLYYSMIEWDSPLCMRGRMDCYVKEHLFPQCKELVTNYKPDLLWSDGNGGYSEDIYKIKDFLAWLYSATDVKDKVVVNDRWAKGMKHVHGDFFTSEYSTSDLDVEKPWEECRGIGFSFGLNRNEDIEDYSSPKGLVLTLTNIVARGGNLLLGIAPDVNGKIPPVMQERLLQMGKWLAVNGEAIYDTHKWRESFQWSAGAREGLKKGKYYVSGDAILAQTVCPEKGQAVKEAFFTQSAKGDVYAILPVLKSGKFVLKNIQSTNNTRISMLGLNKTLLWKQKGKNIEVTIPVIEYGEAPCDYAWTLKMENVK; encoded by the coding sequence ATGAAGAAAGTGATTAGTTTGTCCATCATGCTGGCATTTGTCCTGATGATGAAAGCGCAAGAAAAAGTGTATCAACCCACCTGGGAGTCATTGGACAGCCGTCCTGTGCCGTCATGGTTCGGTAATGCCAAGTTCGGGATATTTATCCATTGGGGACTGTACTCTGTGCCTGCATGGTCGCCGAAAGGCACGTATGCCGAATGGTACAAGCATTGGGCAGACAAAAAGGATCTCTTTGGAAACGGGGATTTTAAGGGGGATGAGGTATATGAATATCACAAAAAAATGTATGGAGAGAAGAGCTATGCCGATTTTGCAGCCATGTTCAAAGCCTTGGACTACAACCCTGTACAATGGGCGGAACTGTTTGAGAAAGCAGGAGCCAAGTATGTGGTGCTTACCACAAAGCATCACGACGGCTATGCACTGTGGCCAAGCAAGGAGGCTTCACGAGATTTCGGACGGCCTTGGAACAGTATGGATATCGGTCCCGGAAGAGACCTTGTGGGAGAGTTTACGGAAGCTGTCCGCGGCAAGGGACTGAGAGTAGGGCTGTATTATTCCATGATAGAGTGGGACAGTCCGCTGTGTATGCGCGGAAGAATGGACTGCTATGTGAAGGAGCATCTGTTTCCGCAGTGTAAGGAGCTGGTTACCAATTACAAGCCGGACTTGCTTTGGTCGGACGGAAATGGCGGATACTCGGAAGATATTTATAAAATAAAGGACTTTCTGGCATGGCTGTATTCGGCAACGGACGTAAAGGACAAAGTGGTGGTCAACGACCGGTGGGCCAAAGGCATGAAGCATGTGCATGGGGATTTCTTCACCTCGGAATATAGCACATCCGACTTGGACGTGGAAAAACCTTGGGAGGAATGTAGAGGCATTGGCTTCTCTTTCGGATTGAACCGGAATGAAGATATTGAGGACTATTCCTCGCCCAAGGGTCTGGTGCTGACTTTGACTAACATTGTTGCCAGAGGTGGCAACCTGTTGTTGGGCATCGCTCCGGACGTCAACGGAAAGATACCTCCCGTCATGCAGGAACGTCTGCTGCAAATGGGCAAATGGCTGGCTGTGAACGGTGAAGCCATTTACGATACGCATAAGTGGAGAGAGAGTTTCCAATGGTCGGCAGGTGCAAGAGAGGGATTGAAAAAAGGTAAGTATTACGTTAGCGGCGATGCCATCTTGGCTCAGACCGTATGTCCGGAAAAAGGGCAGGCTGTGAAGGAAGCCTTCTTCACCCAGTCCGCCAAGGGGGATGTGTATGCCATCCTGCCCGTCTTGAAAAGCGGGAAGTTCGTGTTGAAAAACATACAATCTACTAACAATACAAGAATCTCGATGTTAGGTTTGAATAAGACATTGCTTTGGAAGCAAAAAGGCAAAAACATTGAGGTTACAATTCCTGTCATTGAATATGGAGAAGCTCCATGCGATTATGCGTGGACGCTCAAGATGGAGAATGTGAAATAA
- a CDS encoding TetR/AcrR family transcriptional regulator codes for MDESTEKRIIAFTSQSLRQYGIRAVRMDDIARNMNISKRTIYQIYTTKDNLINTCWRVYQSRIENTFHIIRYDSPDILEYLWAVSKAYIENLYKAACVFWLDVSRHLEYKYIYSLYNRIWSDELEKTLSACLKERHIIPDLEVRTFVESFTALLYNARVAECLPAMLHSSATFMLRGIMTESGIGLFDNILRKNQVIS; via the coding sequence ATGGATGAGAGTACTGAAAAAAGAATAATTGCTTTTACTTCACAATCTTTGAGGCAATATGGTATCCGGGCTGTTCGTATGGATGATATTGCCCGGAATATGAATATTTCTAAACGGACTATATATCAGATTTATACAACAAAAGATAATCTTATAAATACCTGTTGGCGGGTCTATCAGAGCAGAATTGAGAATACATTCCATATCATCAGGTATGATTCTCCTGACATATTGGAATATCTTTGGGCGGTTTCTAAAGCATATATCGAGAATTTATATAAGGCTGCATGTGTCTTTTGGCTTGATGTTTCCCGGCATTTGGAATATAAATACATCTATAGTCTATACAATCGTATATGGTCGGACGAGTTAGAGAAAACCCTTTCGGCTTGCCTGAAGGAGAGACATATCATTCCGGATTTGGAAGTACGTACGTTCGTTGAGTCCTTTACAGCCTTGCTTTATAATGCAAGGGTAGCGGAATGTCTGCCTGCCATGCTGCATAGTTCGGCGACCTTTATGCTCAGGGGGATTATGACGGAGTCGGGCATCGGGTTATTTGACAATATTCTTCGGAAGAATCAGGTAATAAGCTGA
- a CDS encoding RagB/SusD family nutrient uptake outer membrane protein has product MKKCSNLKVLALAIISLSLNSCDDIFDKLAVNPNQQDVASFYNTPENIDKGVKGIYSYLTTPRALGCNVTRILVNRGDEESDCVELVGQYCPALTSSLSSVVDSYAMFYTAASQACQMIEVIPNVDFSNVALKNAYLGEAYLLRAFAHWYLFLNYRNIPLMEHFPKSSKDYKPQSVPEDTWNFIISDLKKAKELLPKKGFWKGDNIGRVTGASAAAMLGKAYLYRSGVEKYYGNSSVTYYDEAAECFDEIIRGDYGIYKLVDDYNDNFKVATENNDESILEFQFLGDPVNTGFNPGVSNSGVWRDPRGTQPPSLISNNAHVVHQWVYDAFVASKDNDGKTDSRMFGTLVFDDTAPEIHAKSGDKVLVFDNKRFNEYYTKIENGVEVKGFAIVSPQAGKYKSACRKGLDWTLPTKNPGNNMWIGNLRANGMNYTYIRYADVLLMYAEAVLSGGKQGKLTPLQAVNEVRARKSVNMPALPFVDMKGIEHERILELTGEGHRFYDLLRWGKVASRFHELELSDPNFKQYNTSEYLGFVEGKNEWMPIPVDEVEGNPYITGNNPGWN; this is encoded by the coding sequence ATGAAAAAATGTAGTAATTTGAAAGTTTTGGCATTGGCAATAATTAGCTTATCGCTAAATTCTTGTGATGATATTTTTGATAAACTTGCTGTTAATCCTAACCAACAAGATGTAGCCTCTTTTTATAATACCCCTGAAAACATAGACAAAGGAGTTAAAGGGATTTATTCTTATCTCACTACTCCTCGTGCCTTAGGATGCAATGTTACCCGAATTTTGGTAAATCGCGGCGATGAAGAAAGTGATTGTGTAGAACTTGTGGGGCAATACTGCCCGGCATTGACTTCGTCTTTAAGTTCAGTGGTCGATTCTTATGCAATGTTCTATACCGCTGCTTCTCAAGCTTGCCAAATGATTGAAGTTATTCCCAATGTGGACTTCTCTAATGTGGCTCTGAAAAATGCTTATTTGGGTGAGGCGTATTTATTGCGGGCTTTTGCCCACTGGTATTTGTTCCTCAATTATCGCAATATTCCTTTGATGGAACACTTCCCTAAATCGTCAAAAGATTACAAGCCCCAATCAGTTCCGGAAGATACATGGAATTTCATTATTTCCGATTTGAAAAAAGCAAAAGAGTTGTTACCAAAGAAAGGTTTTTGGAAAGGTGACAATATAGGACGTGTTACGGGGGCTTCTGCCGCTGCTATGCTGGGTAAAGCCTATCTGTATCGTAGTGGAGTTGAAAAATATTATGGAAATTCCTCGGTTACTTATTATGACGAAGCAGCTGAATGTTTTGACGAAATAATCAGGGGAGATTATGGAATTTATAAATTAGTTGATGATTACAATGATAATTTCAAGGTTGCTACCGAAAATAATGATGAATCTATTTTGGAATTTCAGTTTTTGGGTGATCCGGTGAACACCGGATTTAATCCCGGAGTATCGAATAGTGGCGTGTGGAGAGACCCGCGTGGAACACAGCCACCTTCATTAATATCCAACAATGCTCACGTAGTTCATCAATGGGTATATGATGCATTTGTTGCTTCCAAAGATAATGACGGTAAAACTGATTCCCGTATGTTTGGTACGCTGGTCTTTGATGATACAGCTCCTGAAATTCATGCAAAATCCGGTGATAAAGTGTTGGTTTTTGACAATAAAAGATTTAATGAGTATTATACAAAGATTGAAAACGGTGTCGAAGTAAAAGGATTTGCTATTGTCAGCCCTCAGGCCGGAAAATATAAATCTGCTTGCCGTAAAGGATTGGACTGGACATTACCTACTAAAAATCCGGGAAATAACATGTGGATTGGTAATCTTCGGGCCAATGGTATGAATTACACATATATTCGTTATGCCGATGTACTGCTGATGTATGCAGAAGCTGTACTTTCGGGAGGGAAACAGGGAAAGTTGACGCCTTTGCAAGCTGTGAACGAAGTGCGTGCACGTAAAAGTGTTAATATGCCTGCATTGCCATTTGTTGACATGAAGGGCATTGAGCATGAGAGGATTCTTGAATTAACAGGTGAAGGACACCGCTTTTATGATTTACTTCGTTGGGGCAAAGTTGCTTCGCGTTTCCATGAATTGGAACTTTCAGATCCTAACTTCAAGCAATATAATACGTCCGAATATTTAGGTTTCGTAGAAGGGAAGAATGAATGGATGCCTATTCCTGTCGATGAAGTGGAAGGTAATCCATATATTACGGGAAATAATCCGGGATGGAATTAA
- the dnaJ gene encoding molecular chaperone DnaJ — MEKRDYYEVLEVEKTASVDEIKKAYRKKAIQYHPDKNPGDKVAEEKFKEAAEAYDVLSNPDKRARYDQFGHAGMSGAAGNGGPFGGFSGGMSMDDIFSMFGDIFGGHSGGFGGGFSGFGGFGGGGAQQQRRYRGSDLRVKVKLNLKEISTGVEKKFKLKKYVPCSHCHGTGAEGDGGAETCPTCKGSGTVIRNQQTILGTMQTRTTCPTCGGEGKVIKNKCKECAGEGIVYGEEVVTVNIPKGVAEGMQLSMGGKGNAGKHNGVPGDLLILVEEEQDKELIRDENDLIYNLLLSFPTAALGGAVEIPTIDGKVKVKIESGTQPGKVLRLRGKGLPNVNGYGTGDLLVNVSVYVPETLNKEEKKALEEMESSDNFKPNTSIKEKIFKKFKSLFD, encoded by the coding sequence ATGGAAAAAAGAGATTATTACGAAGTACTGGAAGTCGAGAAAACAGCATCGGTAGACGAGATAAAGAAGGCTTATCGCAAAAAGGCTATCCAATACCACCCGGACAAAAACCCCGGCGACAAGGTAGCCGAAGAGAAGTTCAAAGAAGCGGCAGAAGCATACGATGTATTAAGTAACCCGGACAAGCGTGCCCGTTACGACCAGTTCGGTCATGCCGGAATGAGCGGCGCAGCCGGCAATGGCGGTCCGTTCGGCGGTTTCAGCGGCGGCATGTCCATGGATGACATATTCTCCATGTTCGGCGACATATTTGGCGGACACAGTGGTGGTTTTGGCGGCGGCTTCAGTGGTTTCGGCGGATTTGGCGGCGGAGGCGCACAACAGCAACGGCGGTATCGCGGCTCTGACTTACGCGTCAAAGTGAAACTAAACCTCAAGGAGATTTCTACCGGAGTAGAAAAGAAATTCAAGCTGAAAAAGTACGTGCCTTGCAGTCACTGTCATGGAACCGGCGCCGAAGGAGACGGAGGTGCAGAGACCTGCCCCACTTGTAAAGGCAGCGGTACGGTGATCCGCAACCAGCAGACCATTCTCGGAACGATGCAGACGCGCACCACCTGTCCCACCTGCGGCGGTGAAGGCAAAGTAATCAAGAACAAGTGTAAGGAGTGTGCCGGTGAAGGTATCGTGTACGGTGAGGAAGTCGTTACCGTAAACATTCCCAAAGGCGTAGCCGAAGGCATGCAGCTCTCTATGGGTGGCAAAGGTAATGCAGGCAAGCACAACGGTGTGCCGGGCGACCTGCTGATTCTCGTAGAAGAAGAGCAGGACAAGGAACTGATCCGCGATGAAAACGACCTGATATACAACCTGCTCCTTAGCTTCCCAACCGCAGCATTGGGCGGTGCGGTGGAGATACCCACCATTGACGGAAAAGTAAAGGTGAAAATCGAGTCGGGTACGCAACCGGGCAAGGTTCTCCGCCTGCGTGGCAAAGGTTTGCCCAACGTCAACGGATACGGAACGGGGGATTTATTGGTGAATGTCAGCGTCTATGTCCCTGAAACCCTGAACAAAGAAGAGAAAAAAGCATTGGAAGAAATGGAAAGCTCGGACAACTTCAAGCCGAACACTTCCATCAAGGAAAAAATCTTCAAGAAGTTCAAGAGTCTGTTTGACTAA
- a CDS encoding RagB/SusD family nutrient uptake outer membrane protein, producing MRKYNKLIIWALAVIGVSLSSCDDIFEKLAVNPNQQDVSSFYNTPENINKGVVGIYSYITTPRAMGVSATRLMANRGDESSDRTDYGVPGQYNASLTSSWYTIVQPYQLFYTAASQACQMIEVIPDVEFSNEKLKNAYLGEAYFLRAFSHWFLFLNFRNIPLMEHFPKSSKDYKPQSAPEDTWDFIISDLKKAKELLPKKGFWTGDNIGRVTSAAATALLGKAYLYRSGIEKYYGNSSTTYYDEAAACFDEIIKGDHGDYKLMANYNDNFRVATENNDESILEFQFLGDAVNTGFNPGMPESGVWRDPRGNQPPSLISNNAHVIHQWVYDTFVASKDKNGKTDSRMFGTLIFDDTAAEIHAKQGDKVTVFDGRSFNDYYYAEKGGVVTKGFAIVSSQAGNYKSACRKNIDWTLPSKNPGNNMWIGNLRANGLNYTYIRYADVLLMYAEAVVSGGKQGKLTALEAVNEVRARPSVNMPALASVDMAAIEHERILELTQEGHRFYDLLRWGKVAERFAELDAIDPNFKQYNTSAYLGFQKGRDEWLPIPIDEVEGNPYITENNPGWN from the coding sequence ATGAGAAAATATAATAAACTGATTATTTGGGCATTGGCAGTAATAGGAGTGTCATTAAGTTCATGTGATGATATTTTTGAGAAGCTTGCAGTTAATCCGAATCAACAGGATGTGAGTTCTTTCTATAATACACCGGAGAATATAAACAAGGGTGTAGTGGGAATTTATTCTTATATAACAACTCCTCGTGCTATGGGCGTTTCAGCTACTCGTCTTATGGCTAATCGTGGAGATGAAAGTAGCGATCGTACAGATTATGGAGTTCCCGGGCAATATAATGCTTCATTGACTTCTTCTTGGTACACGATTGTCCAGCCCTATCAGTTGTTTTATACGGCAGCTTCACAAGCATGTCAAATGATTGAAGTAATTCCGGACGTGGAGTTTTCTAATGAAAAGTTGAAAAATGCCTATTTAGGTGAAGCCTATTTTCTGCGGGCTTTCTCTCATTGGTTCCTGTTCTTGAATTTCCGTAATATTCCTCTGATGGAGCATTTTCCCAAATCCTCTAAAGATTATAAGCCGCAATCGGCTCCGGAAGATACATGGGATTTTATTATCTCCGATTTGAAAAAAGCAAAAGAACTGTTGCCTAAGAAAGGCTTTTGGACCGGTGATAATATAGGGCGCGTAACGAGTGCTGCTGCTACAGCTTTGTTAGGTAAGGCTTATCTGTATCGTAGCGGAATAGAAAAATATTATGGAAACTCGTCAACTACTTATTATGATGAAGCTGCTGCCTGCTTTGACGAAATAATCAAGGGTGATCATGGTGATTATAAATTGATGGCGAATTACAATGACAACTTTAGAGTAGCTACTGAGAATAACGATGAATCTATCTTAGAGTTTCAATTTTTGGGAGATGCAGTTAATACAGGGTTCAATCCGGGTATGCCTGAAAGTGGTGTATGGAGAGATCCGCGCGGCAATCAACCTCCTTCATTGATCTCCAATAATGCCCACGTTATCCATCAATGGGTGTATGATACTTTTGTTGCTTCTAAAGATAAGAATGGAAAAACCGATTCACGCATGTTTGGGACTTTGATCTTTGATGACACCGCTGCTGAAATCCATGCAAAGCAAGGTGATAAGGTTACTGTTTTTGACGGAAGATCATTTAATGACTATTACTATGCAGAGAAGGGTGGGGTAGTGACTAAAGGCTTTGCCATTGTTAGTAGTCAAGCAGGTAATTATAAGTCAGCTTGCCGTAAGAATATTGATTGGACTCTTCCAAGTAAAAATCCCGGTAATAATATGTGGATTGGCAATCTTCGTGCCAATGGTTTGAATTATACGTATATCCGTTATGCAGATGTATTGTTGATGTATGCAGAAGCTGTTGTTTCTGGTGGAAAACAAGGTAAACTTACAGCTTTGGAAGCAGTGAATGAAGTTCGTGCTCGTCCAAGTGTGAACATGCCTGCATTAGCGTCTGTGGATATGGCGGCCATCGAACATGAACGCATCTTGGAACTTACTCAAGAAGGACACCGTTTCTATGATCTTCTCAGATGGGGGAAAGTTGCCGAACGATTTGCGGAATTGGATGCTATTGATCCTAATTTTAAGCAGTATAACACATCTGCTTATTTGGGATTCCAAAAAGGACGTGACGAATGGTTACCTATTCCTATTGATGAAGTAGAAGGCAATCCGTATATTACGGAGAATAATCCGGGTTGGAATTAA
- a CDS encoding CPBP family intramembrane glutamic endopeptidase, producing MENIENDFPIKRFGKVAIDIIAFAALAVILVTIMNIPFSVLFLKTDKESPDSMFVFMLSETLMLIGVFLSAWIVWHFRGLSLAGLGRSLAMRRKDLLSGVLLAIVLYAVGFGISLLAGAVEITGVTFNPSSLLISFVFFLLVAVTEELALRGFVLERMLQGGINKFWALFFSSVLFSLIHIGNPNFNFLSFINILLAGVLLGSSYIYTRNLCFPIALHWFWNWIQGPVLGYEVSGNKFGESMLTLHLPEANLMNGGAFGFEGSMLCTVLMILGTGVILKMFSKKDRKVCQN from the coding sequence ATGGAAAATATAGAAAATGACTTCCCAATCAAACGTTTTGGAAAAGTTGCAATCGACATTATTGCATTTGCCGCATTGGCCGTTATACTTGTTACGATCATGAATATTCCTTTCTCTGTGTTGTTTCTGAAAACGGACAAAGAAAGTCCGGACAGCATGTTTGTCTTCATGCTGAGCGAAACACTGATGCTGATAGGCGTATTCCTTTCCGCCTGGATTGTGTGGCACTTCCGCGGATTGTCATTGGCAGGTCTGGGGCGTTCGTTGGCAATGCGCCGAAAGGATTTATTATCAGGAGTGTTGCTGGCAATCGTTCTTTATGCAGTAGGCTTCGGCATATCCTTATTGGCAGGGGCGGTAGAGATTACAGGAGTTACATTCAATCCTTCTTCCCTATTGATCAGCTTTGTTTTCTTCTTGCTGGTAGCCGTTACGGAAGAGCTGGCATTGCGGGGCTTTGTACTGGAACGGATGCTGCAAGGCGGGATAAATAAATTCTGGGCTTTGTTCTTTTCCTCCGTTCTGTTCTCACTGATTCATATAGGCAATCCGAACTTCAACTTCCTGTCCTTTATCAATATTCTGCTGGCAGGTGTCCTTTTGGGTTCTTCCTATATATATACCCGCAACCTCTGCTTTCCGATAGCATTACATTGGTTCTGGAACTGGATACAAGGTCCTGTCTTGGGATATGAAGTCAGCGGGAATAAATTCGGTGAGAGCATGTTGACACTCCATCTGCCCGAAGCCAACCTGATGAACGGAGGCGCTTTCGGCTTTGAAGGCTCCATGCTTTGTACAGTATTAATGATACTGGGAACAGGAGTGATTTTAAAAATGTTCAGTAAAAAAGATAGGAAAGTGTGTCAAAACTAA
- a CDS encoding ABC-F family ATP-binding cassette domain-containing protein gives MITVSNVSVQFGKRVLFNDVNLKFTSGNCYGIIGANGAGKSTFLRTISGDLDPTTGSIMLGPGERLSVLSQDHFKWDAYTVMDTVMMGHTVLWDIMKQREELYAKEDFTDEDGLKVSELEEKFAELDGWNAESDAAALLSGLGIREDKHYVLMGELNNKEKVRVMLAQALYGNPDNLLLDEPTNDLDMETVTWLEDYLANFEHTVLVVSHDRHFLDSVCTHTVDIDYGKINLFAGNYSFWYESSQLALRQQQNQKAKAEEKKKELEEFIRRFSANVAKSKQTTSRKKMLEKLNVEEIKPSSRKYPGIIFTPEREPGNQILEVSGLTKTLEDGTVLFRDVNFNVEKGDKIVFLSHDPRAMTALFEIINENMKPDSGTFNWGVTITTAYLPLDNTSFFNTDLNLVDWLSQFGEGNEVYMKSFLGRMLFSGEEVLKKASVLSGGEKMRCMIARMQLRNANCLILDTPTNHLDLESIQAFNNNLKTYKGNILFSSHDHEFIQTVANRIIELTPNGIIDKMMEYDEYITSDHIKELRAKMYNK, from the coding sequence ATGATTACAGTCTCGAACGTATCGGTACAGTTTGGTAAAAGAGTGTTGTTTAATGATGTGAACTTGAAGTTTACAAGTGGTAATTGTTATGGTATAATCGGTGCTAACGGCGCTGGAAAATCCACTTTCCTGCGGACTATCTCAGGAGACTTGGATCCGACAACGGGATCTATCATGTTGGGGCCGGGTGAGCGTCTTTCCGTTTTGAGTCAGGACCACTTCAAGTGGGATGCTTATACGGTGATGGATACTGTGATGATGGGACACACAGTGTTGTGGGACATCATGAAGCAACGCGAAGAGCTCTATGCCAAAGAGGACTTTACCGATGAGGACGGCTTGAAGGTTTCCGAACTGGAAGAGAAATTCGCCGAACTCGACGGCTGGAATGCCGAAAGCGATGCAGCCGCCTTGTTGAGCGGGTTGGGCATCAGGGAGGACAAGCATTACGTGCTGATGGGCGAGCTGAACAATAAGGAAAAAGTACGTGTGATGTTGGCGCAGGCCCTGTATGGCAATCCCGATAACCTCTTGCTGGATGAGCCCACCAATGACTTGGATATGGAAACCGTTACCTGGCTGGAAGACTACCTTGCCAACTTTGAACATACTGTCTTGGTGGTAAGCCACGACCGCCACTTCCTCGATTCTGTTTGTACGCATACGGTGGATATTGATTACGGAAAGATTAACCTTTTTGCCGGTAATTATAGTTTCTGGTATGAGTCGAGCCAGTTGGCTCTCCGTCAGCAGCAGAATCAAAAGGCTAAGGCCGAGGAGAAGAAGAAAGAGCTGGAAGAGTTTATCCGCCGTTTCAGCGCCAATGTGGCGAAGAGCAAGCAGACCACCAGCCGCAAGAAGATGCTCGAAAAACTGAATGTGGAAGAAATCAAACCGTCATCCCGTAAATATCCGGGTATCATCTTTACTCCGGAACGCGAACCGGGAAATCAGATTCTGGAAGTATCGGGACTGACCAAGACACTGGAGGACGGTACGGTGCTGTTCCGCGATGTGAATTTCAATGTGGAGAAGGGGGATAAGATTGTATTCCTCTCACATGACCCGCGTGCCATGACTGCTTTGTTTGAGATTATCAACGAAAACATGAAACCCGATTCCGGAACTTTCAATTGGGGTGTTACGATCACTACAGCCTATCTGCCGTTGGATAATACGAGCTTCTTTAATACGGATCTGAATCTGGTGGACTGGTTGAGCCAGTTCGGCGAGGGCAATGAGGTCTACATGAAGAGCTTCCTCGGACGTATGCTTTTCTCCGGTGAAGAAGTGCTGAAGAAGGCAAGCGTATTGTCGGGAGGTGAGAAGATGCGTTGTATGATTGCACGTATGCAGTTGCGCAATGCCAACTGCCTGATTCTGGATACGCCGACCAACCACCTCGACTTGGAGTCTATTCAGGCATTCAACAATAACCTGAAGACGTATAAGGGCAATATCCTGTTCTCATCCCATGACCACGAGTTTATCCAGACCGTGGCAAACCGTATCATCGAGCTGACTCCGAACGGTATTATTGACAAGATGATGGAGTATGATGAATATATCACTTCCGACCACATCAAGGAATTGAGGGCAAAGATGTATAATAAATAA